The genome window TTTCTGTTTTTCATCTGCTTTTGCTCAAAACCGGGTGATAAAAGGTAAAGTAACTGATCAAAAAGATGGATTGCCGTTGCCCGGGGTAACGGTGATGGCAAAAGGTGCCGCGTCAACCGGCACCCAAACAGATTTGAACGGCTTATACACCCTGACAATACCAGATGGTATAAAATCACTTTCGTTTAAATATATTGGTTACAAGGAAGCAATTTTACCGGTTAGCGGGGCAGTTTTAGACGTTCAAATGGAGGCCGATCCCAAGCAGCTCACGGAGGTGGTAGTGGTGGGTTACGGTACACAAAAAAGAGGTAGCCTTACTGGTTCAATAGCGTCTGTCTCGGGCAAGGATGTTGCCGAAACGCCCGTAACCACATTTGAGCAGGCCATACAGGGCAAAACGGCAGGAGTTAATATCCAGGCCGAGGGTGGTAAACTTGGGCAGGGTATAAAGATCAGCGTTAGGGGGCAGTCATCAATTTCGGCAGGAACGCAACCGTTGGTGGTTATTGACGGTATTATTGTTAATCAAACCGATCTGTCAAGTAACGGGGCGACGTCAAACCCACTTGCCGACATCAATTTTAACGATATTGAATCGTATCAGGTATTGAAGGATGCGGCAGCATCAGCAATATACGGTGCACGCGCATCCAATGGTGTTATCCTGATAACAACAAAAAAGGGTAAGGCAGGTACTGCAAAAATCAATTTCAACGCGCAATACGGTTCAAGCGTACCCTCCCGGCACCGCAAATTTTTAAATAGCGATCAATGGCTTCAGATAGAACAGCGGTCGGTTGTTGGAGCGGCAAAACAGGATGTTTTAAACGGGTATTTTGAAACGCTTCAGGACGCGCTGGATTATGAAAACCTGGATAATACTTTTACGGGTTTAGCTGCGGGGAATACCAAATGGAACAGTACCAATACGGATTGGGAAAAGCAAGCATTTCAAAGCGCGCCAATGCAGCAGTACGATCTGAACTTTTCAGGAGGGAGCGAAAAGACCACCTATTTTATTGGGATGCAGGCGCTGGATCAAAAAGGCATACTTAAGGGTAATTCATTAAAGCGTTACAGCGGAAGGCTAAATATCGACACCAAAATATTCTCTAACTTCAGCGTTGGGATGAACCTTAACTTTACCCATAGCTATAATCAAAGGTTAAGCAATGATGATCAGTTTTCAACCCCGCTGCAAATTGTTGCACTCTCGCCCATAACGCCGGTAATTGACCCGCGTACAGGTTTGCTGAGCGGTACGCCTCCCGGAGATCACAATGGCGATTACCCTTTATATTATAACGCACTTATTAATGTGCAGAACGCATATTTTCATACCAACGTTTACCGCACCCTTGGTAATGTTTATGCAAATTGGGAGATAGTAAAACATTTAACATTCCGGTCGGAATTTGGTGTTGACCAAACGAACCAGAATGAAGACAGCTATTATAATAGCTTAACGGCGGCTAATACCGGCACACCTAATGGATTTGGTCAAAATACCAATCAGAGTATTGTGCACTACACGGTAAATAATTTCATTACTTACAAGAATGTTTTTTCGCAGGATCATTCGCTTGATATAACAGCGGGTACCAGTTATGAATACAGCCATATGCTTGGTAACGATATCCAGGGAAAACAATTTCCCTCGGACGCCTATAAGCAGATCTCCTCGGCAGCGGTTAAATCAGCCGGGTCTTCAAGCCAGTCTGAATATAATTTTGTTGGCTATTTCGCGAGGGCAAATTATGCTTACAAAAGCAAATATCTGCTCTCTGCAAGTGTTCGTGAGGACGCTTCTTCCAGATTTGGTGCCAACAATAGATACGGCACGTTCCCGTCGGCGTCTGTTGGATGGGTATTGAGCCAGGAAAATTTTCTGAAAAACTGGCAGCCTTTAAGTGAATTGAAGTTAAGGGCCAGTTATGGTTTAACCGGGAACGGTGAAATAGGAGATTATTCATCACTGGGACTATTTTCAGGGGATGCGGGTTACAATGGTACGCCCGGTCAGCGTTTTACACAACTGGCAAATCCTAATCTGAAATGGGAGAAGACACTTCAGTTTGACCTAGGACTTGATTTCGGCTTTTTCAATAATAGGTTTTCAGGCGGGTTTGATTATTATCGCAAAAACACCCGCGACCTGCTTTTAAATGTTAATGTCCCTCAAACTTTGGGTATCGCTTTTCAAACCCAAAATCTGGGTAAATTATATAACCAGGGCCTGGAACTAACATTGTCGTCAGATAATTTTGTTGGGAAGTTTAGATGGAATACGAGTTTTAACGTTTCCTATAACGTAAATAAGGTGACCTATACCAACGGCCAGATTATTGACGATGGTGCCGATCTGAACCGCGTTATTGAAGGCCAGCCGATAGGCGTTTTTTATGGACGTGAGTACGCAGGGGTTGATCCGGCAAATGGGGATGCTATTTATTACAAAAACGCGAAGAAGGCCGACGGAACAATTGACAGAAGTACAACAAACGACCCTAACCAGGCAACAAGTGTCCCTTTAGGTAACCCGACGCCGAAATATACAGGTGGTTTAACCAATAGCTTCTCTTTTAAAGGAGTTGATCTTTCATTTACTATTTACGGTTCTTTCGGAAATAAAATATATAATGGCGGTGGGCAATATATGAGCTCATCAGCAAGTAATGGCCTGGATAACCAAACCATTGATCAGCTTAAATACTGGGATAAGCCGGGGGATATTACCAATGTCCCTGAGCCACGCGAGTTTTATGCAAACGGAACCGACCCATCCAGCCGGTACCTTTCCAGTGGGTCATACGTGCGTTTAAAAACAGTAACGTTAGGCTATACTTTTCCGCCGGATATGCTTAAAAAAATCAAAATCGATAAATTAAGGGTTTTTGTAAATGCCTATAACTTGTTTTTGATAACTAAGTATGCAGGATGGGATCCTGAAGTGAATGCGGATTTCCTTGCGAGCAACATTAATTTGGGTAATGATTTTTATTCAGCACCGCAACCCCGTACTATTACTTTTGGTGTAAATGTTGGATTATAATTTAAATAGTAAGACAATGAGAAAACTTAATCATATATACA of Mucilaginibacter xinganensis contains these proteins:
- a CDS encoding SusC/RagA family TonB-linked outer membrane protein encodes the protein MKKNLLSFFLLLFCFSSAFAQNRVIKGKVTDQKDGLPLPGVTVMAKGAASTGTQTDLNGLYTLTIPDGIKSLSFKYIGYKEAILPVSGAVLDVQMEADPKQLTEVVVVGYGTQKRGSLTGSIASVSGKDVAETPVTTFEQAIQGKTAGVNIQAEGGKLGQGIKISVRGQSSISAGTQPLVVIDGIIVNQTDLSSNGATSNPLADINFNDIESYQVLKDAAASAIYGARASNGVILITTKKGKAGTAKINFNAQYGSSVPSRHRKFLNSDQWLQIEQRSVVGAAKQDVLNGYFETLQDALDYENLDNTFTGLAAGNTKWNSTNTDWEKQAFQSAPMQQYDLNFSGGSEKTTYFIGMQALDQKGILKGNSLKRYSGRLNIDTKIFSNFSVGMNLNFTHSYNQRLSNDDQFSTPLQIVALSPITPVIDPRTGLLSGTPPGDHNGDYPLYYNALINVQNAYFHTNVYRTLGNVYANWEIVKHLTFRSEFGVDQTNQNEDSYYNSLTAANTGTPNGFGQNTNQSIVHYTVNNFITYKNVFSQDHSLDITAGTSYEYSHMLGNDIQGKQFPSDAYKQISSAAVKSAGSSSQSEYNFVGYFARANYAYKSKYLLSASVREDASSRFGANNRYGTFPSASVGWVLSQENFLKNWQPLSELKLRASYGLTGNGEIGDYSSLGLFSGDAGYNGTPGQRFTQLANPNLKWEKTLQFDLGLDFGFFNNRFSGGFDYYRKNTRDLLLNVNVPQTLGIAFQTQNLGKLYNQGLELTLSSDNFVGKFRWNTSFNVSYNVNKVTYTNGQIIDDGADLNRVIEGQPIGVFYGREYAGVDPANGDAIYYKNAKKADGTIDRSTTNDPNQATSVPLGNPTPKYTGGLTNSFSFKGVDLSFTIYGSFGNKIYNGGGQYMSSSASNGLDNQTIDQLKYWDKPGDITNVPEPREFYANGTDPSSRYLSSGSYVRLKTVTLGYTFPPDMLKKIKIDKLRVFVNAYNLFLITKYAGWDPEVNADFLASNINLGNDFYSAPQPRTITFGVNVGL